A region from the Brassica napus cultivar Da-Ae chromosome C8, Da-Ae, whole genome shotgun sequence genome encodes:
- the LOC106431158 gene encoding U-box domain-containing protein 44, producing MDGGESDDSSHFERGVDHIYEAFICPLTKEVMHDPVTLENGRTFEREAIEKWFKKCQDSNKPPSCPITSQELSSADVSPSIALRNTIEEWRWRNDAAKLDVARQALFLGNDESDVLQALMNVRQICRSIRSNRQGVRNSQLVRMIIDVLKSNSHKVRYKALQTLQVVVEGDEESKAILAEGDTVRTLVKFLSHEPSKGKEAAVSLLFELSKSEALCEKIGSVNGALILLVGLTSSNSVNVSIVDKAERTLENMERSEEVVRQMASYGRLQPLLGKILEGSPETKLSMTTFLGELSLNNDTKVYVAQTVGSSLVDLMRSGDMPQREAALRALNNISSYEGSAKLLIGIGILPPLIKDLFYVGPNNLPIRLKEVSATILANIVNIGYDFDKATLVSDNRVENLLYLISNTGPSIQCKLLEVLVGLTTCQKTVVHVVSAIKTSGAIISLVQFVEVKENEDLRLASVKLLHNLSPFMSEELANALRGTAGQLDSLVAIISEKIPISEEQAAAAGLLAELPERDLALTREMLSVGAFEKIISKVVGIRQGEIKGMRFERNFLEGLVRILSRITFAFNNEALQTRAITFCREYNVASLFIHLIQSNGQDTIQMVSAMALENLSLESINLSHMPDLPPPSCGSIFSCMSKPPVVTGLCKIHQGVCSLRETFCLVEGGAVEKLVALLDHENVKVVEASLAALSSLLEDGLDVEKGVKILDEADGIRHVLNVLTENRTEKLTRRAVWLVERILRIEDIAREVAEQPNVSASLVDAFQNGDFRTRQIAENALKHIDKIPNFSGIFPTMA from the exons ATGGATGGAGGCGAGTCAGATGACAGCTCTCACTTCGAGCGAGGCGTAGACCACATCTACGAAGCATTCATCTGCCCCTTGACAAAAGAAGTCATGCACGATCCCGTCACGTTAGAGAACGGACGAACATTCGAGCGTGAAGCCATCGAGAAATGGTTCAAGAAATGTCAGGACAGTAATAAGCCTCCTTCTTGTCCTATAACTTCTCAGGAGCTGAGTAGCGCCGACGTGAGCCCCAGCATAGCTCTGCGCAACACTATAGAAGAGTGGAGATGGAGGAACGACGCCGCAAAGCTCGACGTCGCTCGTCAGGCACTGTTTCTAGGGAACGACGAGAGTGATGTTTTGCAGGCTTTGATGAACGTGAGGCAGATTTGCAGGAGCATACGTTCGAACAGGCAAGGCGTGCGTAACTCTCAGCTTGTGCGTATGATCATCGACGTGTTGAAAAGTAACAGCCATAAAGTGAGGTATAAGGCTTTGCAGACACTTCAAGTTGTCGTTGAAGGAGATGAGGAGAGCAAG GCGATACTAGCTGAAGGAGACACTGTGCGTACACTGGTTAAGTTCTTGTCACACGAGCCATCAAAGGGGAAAGAGGCAGCGGTTTCGTTGCTGTTTGAGCTCTCAAAGTCTGAAGCTTTGTGTGAGAAGATTGGTTCGGTTAATGGAGCGCTTATCTTATTGGTTGGTTTGACAAGCAGCAACTCGGTGAACGTCTCTATTGTTGACAAAGCTGAGAGAACGTTGGAGAACATGGAGAGGTCTGAGGAAGTTGTTAGGCAGATGGCTTCTTATGGTAGACTCCAGCCTCTTCTAGGAAAAATCCTCGAAG GTTCACCTGAAACGAAACTCTCCATGACCACCTTTCTCGGGGAGCTTTCCTTAAACAATGACACAAAGGTTTACGTGGCTCAGACAGTTGGTTCTTCTCTAGTCGATCTCATGAGAAGTGGCGACATGCCCCAACGAGAAGCTGCCCTGAGAGCTCTCAACAACATCTCATCTTACGAAGGGAGCGCCAAACTTTTGATCGGCATAGGGATACTCCCACCACTCATCAAAGATCTATTCTACGTAGGACCAAACAACCTCCCCATCCGGTTGAAAGAAGTCTCAGCCACTATCCTCGCCAACATAGTCAACATCGGATACGACTTTGACAAAGCCACTCTCGTTTCAGACAACAGAGTTGAGAATCTTTTATACTTAATCAGCAACACTGGTCCATCCATCCAGTGCAAGCTCTTGGAGGTTCTCGTCGGACTCACTACCTGTCAGAAAACAGTCGTACACGTCGTCTCGGCGATTAAAACCTCAGGAGCGATCATCAGTTTGGTCCAGTTCGTTGAGGTCAAAGAGAACGAGGATCTGCGTTTGGCTTCCGTGAAGCTTCTCCATAACCTTTCACCGTTCATGAGCGAGGAGCTAGCCAACGCGTTACGCGGCACTGCTGGACAGCTTGATAGCCTCGTTGCCATCATTTCGGAGAAGATACCGATCTCCGAAGAGCAGGCTGCAGCAGCGGGGCTATTAGCTGAGCTTCCGGAGAGAGACTTGGCTCTGACTCGCGAGATGCTAAGCGTCGGTGCGTTTGAGAAAATCATCTCAAAAGTTGTCGGAATCCGCCAAGGGGAGATCAAAGGGATGAGGTTTGAGAGAAACTTTCTAGAAGGGCTTGTGCGTATACTCTCCAGGATCACTTTCGCTTTCAACAACGAGGCTCTCCAGACTCGAGCTATTACGTTTTGCCGTGAGTACAATGTTGCTTCTCTCTTCATCCATCTGATTCAGTCCAACGGTCAAGACACTATCCAGATGGTTTCCGCAATGGCTTTAGAGAATCTTTCTCTAGAGTCTATTAACTTATCACACATGCCTGATCTGCCTCCTCCGAGCTGCGGCTCCATCTTTTCATGTATGAGCAAACCTCCCGTTGTAACGGGTCTATGCAAGATCCACCAGGGAGTGTGTTCTCTAAGAGAAACGTTCTGCCTCGTGGAAGGAGGAGCTGTGGAGAAGCTAGTGGCGTTATTAGACCACGAGAACGTTAAAGTGGTCGAGGCCTCGCTCGCGGCTCTTTCCAGCTTGTTAGAAGATGGTTTAGATGTAGAGAAAGGGGTGAAGATACTCGATGAAGCCGACGGGATAAGGCATGTGCTGAATGTTCTGACGGAGAACAGAACGGAGAAGCTGACGAGGAGAGCGGTTTGGTTGGTGGAGAGGATATTGAGGATCGAAGACATAGCGAGAGAGGTCGCGGAGCAGCCGAACGTGAGCGCTTCGCTTGTGGACGCTTTTCAAAACGGCGATTTCAGGACGCGGCAGATCGCTGAGAACGCGTTGAAACATATAGACAAGATCCCGAACTTCTCGGGTATATTCCCAACCATGGCATAG
- the LOC106440726 gene encoding coiled-coil domain-containing protein 115-like gives MAGAEEIEICEEGEESIEAEAKTERGDEKVLQFLDSLDGYLTLMDSLNSKLREGWFDLASARHSMGTLRINTTLLDLKDHSASSTLQVTDQEVESLGSVPRFALSKWASKGGSGKGKDFSTVADSEMGSPRSPQLRHRGFAEEKPSAKGETVLAADEDAEIKKERAKSLSVFGGLVSPKLRGAQLSFETALETLVEIANTRAAMLTAFERITKK, from the exons ATGGCGGGAGCTGAAGAGATTGAGATTTGCGAAGAAGGAGAGGAATCCATTGAAGCAGAAGCTAAAACTGAGCGAGGAGATGAGAAGGTGTTGCAGTTCTTGGATTCGTTGGATGGGTATCTAACGCTTATGGATTCTCTCAATTCAAAGCTTCGAGAG GGATGGTTTGATCTAGCTAGTGCTCGACACTCTATGGGAACTTTACGTATCAACACCACTCTCTTGGACCTCAAGGATCATTCCGCTTCTTCCACATTGCAAGTCACAGACCAAGAGG TTGAATCTTTGGGATCGGTACCTCGTTTTGCTTTGTCCAAGTGGGCTTCTAAGGGCGGTAGTGGGAAAGGCAAAGACTTCTCTACTGTTGCAGATTCGGAGATGGGCTCTCCTCGTAGCCCACAGCTACGGCATCGAGGCTTTGCTG AAGAGAAACCATCAGCCAAGGGTGAGACCGTGTTAGCAGCTGATGAAGATGCAGAG ATTAAAAAAGAACGAGCCAAGTCTCTGTCGGTATTCGGAGGTCTAGTCTCGCCTAAGCTGCGTGGTGCTCAACTTTCATTTGAGACAG CTCTTGAAACTCTTGTGGAAATAGCCAACACACGAGCAGCCATGCTAACTGCCTTTGAGCGGATCACAAAGAAGTAA
- the LOC106431138 gene encoding putative F-box/kelch-repeat protein At1g20790 produces MAMDSLPLILQEEILLRLDPKSFVMMRCTNKSMEHITKDPSFKSLYWSRKGSSLLHIGVHGSKLACFHPVGDVRPFCSEGPSECICFILGYCSGLILIYIDGCFCVANPLTEKYQFLDYRYMQSKKSIGFAVDQIDKATQRFKIVCITELAGPNRGETMYGFHVSAGNSWKISKTMITCHSSDLRRDMKPVYFQGGLYWLRSDGSIITFNPETEKARLNPTKFDQQVGAKLLLSAGDNSLTLISASEEMVYLYALENIFTDPKWILSRWIKNEPVHQRMLSCWYVEGFDGRHVLVRAKDKIEDVIYGYDLRANTWGVVGVVPGWSDAGLDLYQFKPSWSSVIGLQDQNNGGSMLSFFTKFRSQRRVSVECIMELIHVHFRI; encoded by the coding sequence ATGGCCATGGATAGCTTACCTCTGATTCTCCAAGAGGAGATTCTCTTAAGGTTAGATCCCAAATCTTTTGTGATGATGCGATGCACGAATAAATCTATGGAACATATAACCAAAGATCCGAGTTTCAAATCTCTGTACTGGTCTCGAAAGGGATCCAGTTTGCTTCACATCGGGGTACATGGCTCCAAGTTAGCATGTTTCCACCCTGTTGGTGATGTTAGGCCATTCTGTAGCGAAGGTCCCTCAGAGTGCATATGCTTCATCCTTGGGTACTGTTCCGGCCTTATCCTAATCTACATTGATGGATGTTTTTGCGTAGCGAATCCCCTCACGGAGAAGTACCAATTCCTTGATTACCGTTATATGCAATCaaagaagagcattgggtttgCGGTTGATCAAATCGATAAAGCCACACAGAGGTTCAAAATTGTCTGCATAACCGAGCTCGCTGGTCCAAATCGAGGTGAGACCATGTATGGATTTCATGTTAGTGCAGGGAATTCAtggaaaatatcaaaaaccaTGATTACTTGTCACTCAAGCGATCTCAGGAGGGATATGAAACCAGTTTACTTCCAAGGAGGTCTCTACTGGTTGAGAAGCGACGGAAGCATTATAACTTTCAATCCCGAAACAGAGAAAGCACGTCTGAATCCGACCAAATTCGATCAGCAAGTGGGAGCGAAACTCTTGCTCAGTGCTGGCGATAACAGTCTGACATTGATCTCAGCATCGGAGGAAATGGTTTACCTTTATGCCCTCGAGAATATCTTCACTGATCCTAAATGGATCCTCTCGAGATGGATCAAGAACGAGCCGGTGCACCAAAGAATGCTATCGTGCTGGTACGTGGAGGGTTTTGATGGTAGGCATGTATTGGTGAGGGCGAAGGATAAAATAGAAGATGTAATTTATGGCTATGACTTGAGAGCGAACACATGGGGAGTCGTGGGTGTGGTTCCAGGGTGGTCCGATGCAGGTCTTGATCTTTATCAGTTCAAGCCGTCGTGGTCTTCTGTAATCGGACTACAGGATCAGAATAATGGTGGGTCCAtgctcagtttcttcactaagTTTAGATCCCAACGTCGAGTCTCTGTAGAGTGCATTATGGAGCTGATTCATGTTCATTTCAGAATCTAA